The Methanothrix sp. genome includes a window with the following:
- a CDS encoding Lrp/AsnC family transcriptional regulator has product MELKLTSKEKLVLYGLTRYPGLSDIDLASFIDVDRSTIFKSKRKFRDWQLIRLLNVPSVGALGAEILSVVFMRFSPGIDGRESLSEWTKSPSCVYCVATATDAFSLVYSRNLTEFKKKSESILSRYRQSGVLEEFRCVHLCVELASYQYNVPEAVCEIFGLDRKDVPARPVPLMPADTSRMSEKDRLTLYAFVRYPSLSDLELSKRTGISRPTISGKRSRFFDASILLREVHVEWQRICCELMCFYHLRMRRDVSPQDAGSLLSMMGSQLFYHMQPGDVCGAMLSSSYSDLKDGLDAFVNSAFERGLMDGRPYMVIMPLRAMRVEKLDYAPAVAEMLGIEKEI; this is encoded by the coding sequence ATGGAGCTCAAATTAACATCAAAAGAGAAGCTGGTACTTTACGGTCTGACCAGATACCCAGGGCTCAGCGATATTGATCTGGCTTCCTTTATTGATGTAGACAGATCCACAATATTCAAAAGCAAACGCAAGTTTCGCGACTGGCAGCTGATAAGGCTTCTGAACGTTCCATCCGTCGGGGCTCTGGGCGCTGAGATCCTCAGCGTGGTTTTCATGCGTTTCTCTCCGGGGATCGATGGCAGGGAATCCCTGTCTGAATGGACAAAGAGCCCAAGCTGTGTCTACTGTGTGGCAACAGCTACAGATGCGTTCTCTCTGGTTTATTCAAGAAACCTGACAGAGTTCAAGAAAAAATCTGAAAGTATTCTGAGCAGATACCGGCAGAGCGGCGTGCTTGAGGAGTTCAGGTGTGTGCATCTCTGTGTGGAGCTTGCGAGCTATCAGTACAATGTTCCTGAAGCAGTATGCGAGATATTCGGGCTTGACAGAAAGGATGTTCCAGCTCGCCCTGTCCCGCTGATGCCCGCAGATACCTCAAGGATGTCTGAGAAGGACAGGCTCACGCTATACGCCTTCGTCAGATACCCAAGCCTCTCAGACCTGGAGCTCTCAAAGAGGACCGGGATATCCAGGCCGACAATATCCGGGAAGAGGAGCAGGTTCTTTGATGCCAGCATCCTCCTCAGAGAGGTGCATGTTGAATGGCAGAGGATATGCTGTGAGCTCATGTGCTTCTACCATCTTCGCATGAGGCGGGATGTGAGCCCCCAGGATGCAGGATCTCTCCTGAGCATGATGGGGTCGCAGCTGTTCTACCACATGCAGCCCGGGGACGTCTGCGGCGCGATGCTCTCATCCAGCTACTCTGATCTCAAGGATGGGTTGGATGCATTTGTCAACAGCGCATTTGAGAGGGGCCTCATGGATGGCAGACCATACATGGT
- a CDS encoding ABC transporter permease — MIAIGLAVAVSVTSVSLQAGFQEYLLDIIVKDLAHVSVSPKEGEEYIYLYRTLMERIWKLEGVTAVSPRLSTSASLSHKNNVENVILIGVIPSEMERIYPSIEERVIYGDLESIQQENRIAMSKKLAEKLDVELDDTVDARFPDANPLNLMIACIFDPPQGFPEEMAFVSLRTARNFVGEGDVINGIDIKLQDIYMADRISREISATGYKAESWQQLYPEILRTIAIENFENNIIMLLIMIIAAFGIASVMYMLVLEKTSEIGMLMAEGATGVMIRNIFLIQSTVLGLIGGICGAVGGVALSLYLKGMGFEVEAPGWEEFVLPVVIDPWKILIIVLVAVLLSLAAGVYPAHKASKLDPVIALRG; from the coding sequence GTGATTGCAATCGGGCTGGCGGTGGCTGTTAGCGTGACCTCTGTATCGCTCCAAGCTGGCTTTCAGGAGTATCTCCTCGACATAATCGTAAAGGACCTCGCGCATGTCAGCGTGAGCCCGAAGGAGGGTGAGGAGTACATCTACCTCTACAGAACGCTCATGGAGAGGATATGGAAGCTTGAGGGCGTTACCGCAGTCTCTCCACGTCTGAGCACATCCGCATCGCTTTCACACAAGAACAACGTGGAGAACGTCATTCTCATTGGCGTGATACCATCAGAGATGGAACGGATCTACCCGAGCATAGAAGAGCGTGTGATCTATGGAGATCTTGAGTCGATCCAGCAGGAGAACAGAATAGCGATGTCGAAGAAGCTCGCCGAGAAGCTGGATGTGGAGCTGGACGATACTGTGGACGCGAGGTTTCCGGATGCAAACCCGCTCAATCTCATGATCGCCTGCATCTTCGATCCGCCACAGGGCTTTCCTGAGGAGATGGCATTCGTCTCGCTCCGGACGGCCAGGAACTTCGTGGGTGAGGGGGATGTCATAAACGGCATAGATATCAAGCTCCAGGACATCTACATGGCGGATCGGATCAGCAGGGAAATTTCTGCGACGGGCTACAAGGCAGAGAGCTGGCAGCAGCTTTACCCAGAGATCCTCAGGACCATCGCAATAGAGAACTTTGAGAACAACATCATCATGCTTCTCATAATGATCATTGCAGCCTTCGGGATAGCGAGCGTGATGTACATGCTTGTTCTCGAGAAGACATCTGAGATAGGCATGCTCATGGCTGAGGGGGCAACAGGTGTGATGATACGCAACATATTCCTCATCCAGAGCACTGTTCTGGGCCTCATTGGCGGCATATGCGGCGCTGTGGGTGGCGTGGCTCTTTCTCTCTACCTCAAGGGCATGGGGTTCGAAGTCGAGGCACCCGGCTGGGAGGAGTTTGTGCTGCCTGTGGTGATAGACCCCTGGAAAATCCTGATCATAGTGCTGGTCGCGGTTCTGCTGAGCCTGGCCGCGGGCGTGTATCCCGCGCACAAGGCATCGAAGCTCGATCCTGTAATCGCCCTGCGTGGATGA
- a CDS encoding ABC transporter permease produces MFEHIIASHHIVRNPRMAFFTVLSVALAVAIIVVMMGLMGGFREEIMSTTIENNPHVVIEPKEGENEIHLYRTLSATVWTYPGVEAVSPRLRGKAVVEHRDRARGVEVMGVIASDEGPLMRVERDLIEGSFRDLELSRYSAVIGSRLAEEIRASSGDRIELIRQNRSIRLKVAGIIETGTASDKTLVYIPLKTAQDILGEGDVVSEVSVRLSDLYGAPHLAEEINRKTSYTARSWVDINRDILNLLETQSRFVVIFYILIFAIAGFGIANTMIMIITRRTKEIGILMAMGATSLSIMKIFILESLILAPPSALIGCILAYIAARLIMMYPVELPSEIYMVSRMTVVMKPEFFFWAVIYSMIVNLVAGLYPAYRASRLDPVEAIAVE; encoded by the coding sequence ATGTTTGAGCATATCATTGCATCCCACCACATCGTCAGAAACCCCAGGATGGCTTTCTTCACGGTGCTCTCTGTAGCCCTGGCTGTGGCGATTATCGTCGTCATGATGGGCCTGATGGGCGGTTTCAGGGAGGAGATCATGAGCACAACCATCGAGAACAACCCCCATGTAGTTATCGAGCCGAAGGAGGGCGAGAACGAGATACACCTCTACAGAACGCTCTCTGCCACAGTATGGACGTACCCGGGGGTGGAAGCTGTCTCCCCCAGGCTCAGAGGGAAGGCGGTCGTCGAGCACAGGGACAGGGCAAGGGGGGTGGAGGTCATGGGTGTCATCGCATCCGATGAGGGTCCTCTGATGAGGGTTGAGAGGGATCTGATCGAGGGTAGCTTCAGGGATCTTGAGCTGAGCAGATACTCAGCTGTTATTGGCAGCAGGCTTGCTGAGGAGATCAGGGCTTCGAGCGGCGACAGGATAGAGCTGATCAGGCAGAACAGATCCATCAGACTCAAGGTCGCAGGCATCATAGAGACCGGCACAGCAAGCGACAAAACTCTCGTTTACATCCCGCTGAAGACCGCACAGGATATCCTCGGTGAGGGGGATGTTGTGTCAGAGGTCTCTGTGAGGCTCTCCGACCTGTACGGGGCACCGCATCTCGCAGAGGAGATCAACAGGAAAACCAGCTACACTGCCAGGAGCTGGGTTGACATCAACCGTGATATACTGAACCTACTCGAGACGCAGTCACGCTTTGTGGTCATATTCTACATTCTCATATTCGCGATAGCGGGATTCGGTATAGCCAATACAATGATAATGATAATAACCCGCAGGACGAAGGAGATAGGTATACTGATGGCCATGGGTGCCACCAGCCTCTCGATAATGAAGATATTCATTCTTGAGAGCCTGATTCTCGCTCCACCGTCTGCCCTCATCGGGTGCATCCTGGCGTACATCGCAGCCAGGCTAATCATGATGTATCCTGTGGAGCTGCCCAGCGAGATATACATGGTATCGAGGATGACGGTGGTGATGAAGCCGGAGTTCTTCTTCTGGGCGGTGATATACTCCATGATTGTCAATCTGGTGGCTGGACTCTATCCTGCCTACAGGGCATCAAGGCTGGATCCAGTAGAGGCCATAGCAGTCGAGTGA
- the pdxS gene encoding pyridoxal 5'-phosphate synthase lyase subunit PdxS yields the protein MELENLRFGTELLKRGFAKMQKGGVIMDVTTPEQAMIAEEAGAVAVMALHAVPADIRKMGGVARMADPKVIEEIIDAVTIPVMAKVRIGHFVEAQILEAIGVDMIDESEVLTPADEFHIDKTRFKVPFVCGARNLGEALRRIKEGAAMIRTKGEAGTGDVSQAVRHMKMIMGDIRKLKGMNSEELMKFAREIEADPELVAECARIQRLPVVNFAAGGIATPADAALMMQLGADGVFVGSGIFKSENPEAMAAAIVEAVHHYDEPEVLARVSRGLGRAMKGIDVTTLQEGEALQARGW from the coding sequence ATGGAGCTGGAGAATCTTCGATTCGGTACGGAGCTGCTGAAGCGCGGCTTTGCCAAGATGCAGAAGGGTGGAGTCATCATGGACGTCACCACCCCTGAGCAGGCCATGATCGCTGAGGAGGCAGGAGCTGTCGCTGTCATGGCACTCCATGCGGTTCCTGCTGACATCAGAAAGATGGGCGGCGTGGCCAGGATGGCAGATCCAAAGGTCATCGAGGAGATCATAGATGCGGTGACCATACCTGTCATGGCCAAGGTCAGGATCGGACACTTCGTCGAGGCTCAGATCCTCGAGGCCATAGGGGTGGATATGATCGACGAGTCGGAGGTTCTCACCCCTGCAGACGAGTTCCACATCGACAAGACCAGATTCAAAGTCCCATTCGTATGCGGCGCCAGGAACCTCGGGGAGGCCCTCAGGCGTATCAAGGAAGGCGCAGCCATGATACGTACCAAGGGCGAGGCGGGTACAGGTGATGTCAGCCAGGCCGTGAGGCATATGAAGATGATCATGGGCGACATCCGGAAGCTCAAGGGCATGAACAGCGAGGAGCTGATGAAGTTCGCGCGCGAGATCGAGGCCGACCCAGAGCTGGTTGCGGAGTGCGCCCGGATCCAGCGGCTGCCTGTGGTGAACTTTGCTGCCGGTGGCATAGCAACACCAGCAGACGCCGCTCTGATGATGCAGCTGGGCGCTGATGGCGTGTTTGTCGGATCCGGCATATTCAAGTCGGAGAACCCGGAGGCGATGGCTGCAGCAATAGTCGAGGCTGTGCATCACTACGACGAGCCGGAGGTTCTGGCCAGGGTCTCAAGAGGTCTTGGAAGGGCGATGAAGGGCATAGATGTCACCACCCTTCAGGAAGGAGAGGCGCTGCAGGCTAGAGGATGGTGA
- the pdxT gene encoding pyridoxal 5'-phosphate synthase glutaminase subunit PdxT, whose protein sequence is MRRIGVIALQGDVSEHISAIEAAGGQAVPVRRAGIIPTCSGIVIPGGESTTIGRQLERTGIAAEIKQAAANDVPVLATCAGLVLAAKEIDAGNVRPLGLIDISVGRNAFGPQRESFEAEINVEGFDRPYRAVFIRAPVVLRCGEGVQEIARFGGRTVAVRQRNIIGLAFHPELTGDLRFHRMLLEMT, encoded by the coding sequence GTGAGGAGGATAGGGGTCATAGCACTCCAGGGAGACGTCTCGGAGCACATCAGCGCCATAGAGGCCGCAGGCGGCCAGGCAGTCCCCGTACGTCGGGCAGGCATCATACCCACATGCTCTGGCATAGTGATCCCTGGAGGCGAGAGCACAACGATCGGCCGGCAGCTCGAGAGGACGGGAATCGCCGCCGAGATAAAGCAGGCGGCTGCTAATGATGTGCCCGTGCTCGCAACATGTGCGGGTCTTGTGCTTGCCGCGAAGGAGATCGATGCAGGCAACGTCAGACCTCTCGGACTGATTGATATCTCGGTGGGAAGAAACGCCTTCGGCCCGCAGCGCGAGTCGTTCGAGGCTGAGATAAACGTGGAAGGATTCGACAGGCCGTACAGGGCTGTATTCATTCGCGCGCCCGTTGTCCTGAGATGCGGCGAGGGTGTGCAGGAGATCGCGCGCTTTGGCGGCCGCACGGTTGCAGTCAGGCAGAGGAACATCATCGGTCTTGCGTTCCATCCTGAGCTCACCGGTGATCTCCGGTTCCACAGGATGCTCTTAGAGATGACCTGA
- the amrS gene encoding AmmeMemoRadiSam system radical SAM enzyme, translated as MAEMREAMFYERLEGGDVRCNLCNHSCRIHPGRRGICGVRENIDGTLYSLVYGRIVAEHVDPVEKKPLFHFQPGSRSYSIATVGCNFRCRHCQNADISQMPVDRGMIIGSERAPEDIVAEALEAGVQSISYTYTEPTIFFEFALDTAVKAKEFGLKNNFVSNGYMTEEAAREISPYLDAINIDLKGDDEFYRKICSARVEPVKRNIELFPKLGVWTEVTTLVIPGYNDSDKQLREIAEFLAGVSVDIPWHVSAFHPTYRLRDAPPTSAATIRRAIGIGRDAGIRYIYAGNIPGEGENTHCHNCGELLVERFAYRVTLNSIVDGRCPRCGTQIPGVW; from the coding sequence ATGGCTGAAATGAGAGAGGCCATGTTTTACGAGAGGCTTGAGGGTGGCGATGTCAGATGCAACCTCTGCAACCACAGCTGCAGGATTCATCCTGGTCGCAGGGGCATCTGCGGTGTCAGGGAGAACATCGACGGGACCCTCTACTCGCTCGTTTACGGCAGGATTGTGGCTGAGCATGTCGATCCTGTGGAGAAAAAGCCCCTGTTTCACTTCCAGCCGGGCAGCAGGAGCTACTCGATCGCCACAGTTGGCTGCAACTTCAGGTGCAGGCACTGCCAGAATGCTGACATCTCCCAGATGCCCGTGGACAGGGGCATGATCATCGGCAGCGAAAGGGCTCCTGAGGATATCGTCGCGGAGGCCCTCGAGGCCGGAGTCCAATCGATATCCTACACATACACAGAGCCCACGATATTCTTCGAGTTCGCGCTCGATACCGCTGTCAAAGCTAAAGAGTTCGGGCTCAAGAACAACTTCGTCAGCAACGGCTACATGACTGAGGAGGCTGCGAGGGAGATCTCTCCATACCTGGACGCGATCAACATCGATCTTAAGGGCGATGATGAGTTCTACAGAAAGATATGCAGCGCCAGGGTGGAGCCCGTGAAGAGAAACATCGAGCTATTCCCGAAGCTTGGGGTGTGGACTGAGGTCACGACTCTTGTGATTCCCGGATACAACGACTCTGATAAACAGCTCAGGGAGATAGCCGAATTCCTCGCAGGCGTGAGCGTCGATATTCCATGGCATGTCTCCGCCTTCCATCCCACGTACAGGCTCAGAGATGCGCCGCCAACGAGCGCGGCCACGATCCGGAGGGCCATCGGCATCGGCAGAGATGCAGGCATCCGCTACATCTACGCGGGGAACATCCCGGGCGAGGGGGAGAACACTCACTGCCACAACTGCGGTGAGCTCCTTGTCGAGCGTTTCGCATACCGTGTGACGCTCAACAGCATAGTCGATGGCAGGTGCCCCAGGTGCGGGACGCAGATCCCGGGCGTATGGTGA
- a CDS encoding universal stress protein, with translation MFEKILIPTDFSKHARKVIECAGQIPGVKDVVLLHVISRDPLARVWDPVAEIREAEKRLEGEAAPLQGMNVKVRAVSVLEGEVASAIQKVADEENVSLVAMGARGKSLIESVLLGSVSRNVLRYGNTHLLLMRYMMMEGRPVGIYCARLLHKVLYPTDFSQPAEAALSFLKNINGIGELMLLHVVSRGETQEEIDSAVKYGTERLNEIAAELRKGGLNVSTKVVVGEACEQIRSVAAQEDVSLIAMSSQGATAIKKGRIGSTAYGVANTASRPVLILRSSKIAIY, from the coding sequence ATGTTTGAGAAGATATTGATCCCCACGGACTTTTCTAAGCATGCGAGAAAGGTCATAGAGTGCGCTGGTCAGATTCCGGGTGTGAAGGACGTTGTTCTCCTTCATGTCATCAGCAGGGACCCGCTTGCCAGGGTCTGGGACCCGGTTGCAGAGATCAGGGAGGCAGAGAAGAGGCTGGAGGGGGAGGCAGCCCCGCTGCAGGGAATGAACGTCAAGGTGAGGGCGGTCTCCGTCCTGGAGGGAGAGGTGGCCAGCGCCATACAGAAGGTGGCAGATGAGGAGAATGTCTCTCTGGTGGCGATGGGTGCAAGGGGCAAGAGCCTGATCGAGAGCGTGCTTCTGGGGAGCGTCTCCAGAAACGTTCTGCGCTACGGCAACACGCACCTCCTTCTGATGAGGTACATGATGATGGAAGGGAGGCCGGTTGGCATATACTGCGCGAGGCTGCTGCACAAAGTGCTTTATCCGACGGACTTCTCCCAGCCTGCCGAGGCAGCGCTCTCGTTCCTGAAGAACATAAACGGGATCGGCGAGCTGATGCTGCTCCATGTGGTCTCCAGAGGCGAAACTCAGGAGGAGATCGATTCCGCGGTGAAATACGGGACGGAGCGGCTGAACGAGATCGCGGCGGAGCTCAGAAAGGGCGGGCTGAATGTTAGCACAAAGGTCGTGGTCGGCGAGGCCTGCGAGCAGATAAGATCTGTCGCTGCGCAGGAGGACGTCTCCCTGATCGCGATGAGCTCGCAGGGCGCAACCGCTATCAAGAAGGGCAGGATCGGAAGCACGGCATACGGAGTGGCAAACACGGCAAGCAGGCCTGTTCTCATCCTGAGGAGCTCGAAGATCGCGATTTACTGA
- a CDS encoding amphi-Trp domain-containing protein has product MVQIPGRVGKSSGMPLSTEKEFEQEIYVTRGEMARFIRDLASAIEAGGRVDVSRDDWTLGVTPMEPLKIEIQYKGQKRELEIQLKLKEFP; this is encoded by the coding sequence ATGGTCCAGATACCAGGCAGAGTTGGCAAAAGTTCTGGAATGCCACTGAGCACCGAGAAGGAGTTCGAACAGGAGATATACGTGACGCGCGGCGAGATGGCGAGGTTCATTCGTGATCTGGCATCTGCGATCGAGGCTGGTGGCAGGGTCGATGTCTCAAGGGACGACTGGACGCTGGGCGTCACTCCCATGGAACCCCTGAAGATCGAGATACAGTACAAGGGCCAGAAGAGGGAGCTGGAGATCCAGCTGAAGCTGAAGGAGTTTCCGTAA
- a CDS encoding DUF555 domain-containing protein — protein sequence MSNFLVTLEGAWIVRDVKSADDAIGVAISEAGKRLNQSSMEYVEVEVGQSYCPSCEEPLEGVLIVAGTALVGLIFEIKIFNAESEEHAGRIAKAMIGKALGSVPLRVIEVERLK from the coding sequence ATGTCCAACTTCTTGGTAACTCTAGAGGGCGCGTGGATAGTCAGGGACGTGAAGTCTGCTGATGATGCCATCGGTGTTGCGATCTCCGAGGCTGGCAAGAGGCTCAACCAGAGCAGCATGGAGTACGTCGAGGTCGAGGTCGGCCAGAGCTACTGCCCGAGCTGTGAGGAGCCGCTGGAGGGTGTCCTTATCGTTGCAGGGACCGCCCTGGTCGGCCTGATATTCGAGATTAAGATATTCAACGCCGAGAGCGAGGAGCACGCGGGAAGGATCGCAAAGGCGATGATCGGAAAAGCTCTGGGATCCGTCCCGCTTCGCGTGATAGAGGTCGAGAGGCTGAAATAA
- the radB gene encoding DNA repair and recombination protein RadB has product MIKRIPSGCQSIDDLLGGGFEAGIITQIYGESGTGKTNIVIQLSVQAVRLGSRVIFIDTEGFSPDRFVQIAGENAKEIASKIVVFQPLSLEQQHMAIRDASRIVGQGFGLVVLDSATSLYRAALESTDNRQIKRSLTSQLSELQEIARRHSIPVVITNQVYMDVDTGILRPVGGTSMEHLCKAILALERLGEGRRRMRVVKHRSQPEGEAAEFLITSSGLV; this is encoded by the coding sequence ATGATAAAGAGGATTCCCTCCGGGTGCCAGAGCATCGATGATCTCCTCGGTGGCGGATTTGAGGCCGGAATAATAACACAGATATACGGCGAATCCGGCACCGGGAAGACCAACATAGTGATACAGCTATCGGTGCAGGCAGTGAGGCTCGGATCGCGTGTTATATTCATAGATACCGAGGGCTTCTCTCCTGACCGGTTCGTCCAGATCGCGGGGGAGAACGCGAAGGAGATCGCCTCGAAGATCGTGGTATTCCAGCCGCTCAGCCTAGAGCAGCAGCACATGGCGATCAGGGATGCATCCAGAATCGTCGGTCAGGGCTTCGGGCTCGTTGTTCTCGATTCCGCGACATCTCTCTACAGAGCTGCTCTGGAGTCGACAGATAACCGCCAGATAAAACGATCGCTGACATCACAGCTCTCAGAGCTCCAGGAGATCGCCAGAAGGCACAGCATACCTGTGGTGATAACGAATCAGGTTTACATGGATGTCGACACTGGCATCCTCAGGCCTGTTGGGGGCACATCGATGGAGCATCTCTGCAAGGCGATACTTGCGCTGGAGAGGCTTGGAGAGGGGCGGAGGAGGATGCGAGTGGTGAAGCACAGGTCGCAGCCTGAGGGGGAGGCGGCAGAATTTCTGATAACATCCAGCGGTTTGGTCTGA
- a CDS encoding ribonuclease Z, translated as MLQVIFLGTAGSLPTPDRSLPAILVNREGDLLLFDCGEGTQRQMMIARTGMMRLSHIFLTHLHADHILGIPGLLETMAFQGREAPLVIAGPPRTARMVGILNSLGCCARDFEVRALELRPGDGLRMSGYTVTAIATEHSVPSLGYMLLEDMRPGRFNRERAIELGVPVGPMFGRLQRGESVEIDGRVVRPEDVLGAPRPGRKIVYSGDTRPTREIEEASRNADLLIHDGALADDMIDWAVETKHTTAGEAAALAARAGVRRLVLTHISSRYSEDTTPLLNDARKVFPETLIASDLMRIDVPLRDG; from the coding sequence TTGCTGCAGGTCATCTTTCTGGGCACAGCTGGCTCTCTGCCCACGCCTGACAGGAGCCTGCCGGCCATTCTTGTGAACAGGGAGGGTGATCTCCTCCTCTTCGACTGCGGTGAGGGTACTCAGAGACAGATGATGATCGCGAGGACCGGCATGATGCGGCTGAGCCATATATTTTTGACCCACCTTCATGCGGACCACATACTCGGTATACCCGGGCTCCTGGAGACGATGGCGTTCCAGGGCAGGGAGGCCCCGCTTGTGATAGCCGGCCCTCCGCGCACGGCTAGGATGGTGGGCATCCTGAACAGCCTCGGATGCTGCGCTCGGGATTTTGAGGTCAGGGCGCTGGAGCTGAGGCCGGGGGATGGCTTGCGAATGAGCGGATACACTGTAACAGCAATCGCAACAGAGCACAGCGTGCCCAGCCTGGGGTACATGCTGCTGGAGGATATGCGGCCCGGAAGGTTCAACAGGGAGCGCGCGATAGAGCTCGGTGTTCCTGTTGGTCCGATGTTCGGAAGGCTCCAGAGGGGGGAGAGCGTGGAGATCGACGGGAGGGTTGTGAGGCCGGAGGACGTCCTGGGCGCTCCCCGACCCGGCAGGAAGATCGTTTACAGCGGGGACACCAGGCCGACCAGGGAGATCGAGGAGGCGAGCAGGAACGCTGACCTGCTCATACATGACGGCGCGCTGGCCGATGATATGATCGACTGGGCGGTGGAGACGAAGCACACAACCGCGGGAGAGGCTGCTGCGCTCGCGGCAAGGGCCGGAGTGAGAAGACTGGTTCTCACACACATCAGCTCCCGGTACTCAGAGGACACGACGCCGCTTCTGAACGATGCCCGGAAGGTCTTCCCTGAGACTCTGATAGCATCGGATCTGATGAGGATCGATGTGCCTCTCAGGGACGGGTGA
- a CDS encoding bifunctional nuclease family protein: protein MSDEIYEGAGEDSVVPVRVKGVYIAETLGGAPSPVVLLEDEKSRIVPIFVGLSEAISIHNALSGEVSPRPMTHDLFISVLECLEATISDVLIDDLEGGIYYARLSLVHGSKRSELDARPSDCLALAIRAKAPIHIQERIIEISGMDRSEMEGLRRLDSYMH from the coding sequence ATGTCAGATGAAATCTACGAGGGTGCTGGTGAGGATAGCGTTGTGCCTGTGCGCGTTAAGGGTGTCTACATAGCAGAGACGCTTGGCGGAGCCCCCTCACCCGTGGTCCTCCTGGAGGATGAGAAGTCACGTATAGTTCCGATATTCGTCGGGCTCTCAGAGGCGATATCCATCCACAACGCCCTCTCCGGGGAGGTCTCGCCCAGGCCGATGACGCACGATCTCTTCATATCTGTCCTGGAATGCCTGGAGGCGACGATCTCGGATGTGCTCATAGACGACCTCGAGGGGGGCATATACTATGCCAGGCTCTCGCTCGTGCACGGCTCCAAGAGGAGCGAGCTCGATGCAAGGCCGAGCGACTGTCTGGCGCTGGCGATAAGGGCCAAGGCGCCGATCCACATCCAGGAGAGGATCATAGAGATCTCGGGGATGGACAGGAGCGAGATGGAAGGTCTCAGGCGGCTCGACAGCTACATGCACTGA